One Mixta gaviniae genomic window carries:
- the speG gene encoding spermidine N1-acetyltransferase translates to MSVKLRPLEREDLHFVHQLDNNASVMRYWFEEPYEAFVELSDLYNKHIHDQSERRFVVENDGEKVGLVELVEINHVHRRAEFQIIIDPTHQGKGLASQAARLAMDYGFSVLNLYKLYLIVDQENEKAIHIYSKLGFEIEGVLRHEFFINGEYRNTIRMCIFQHQYLEKHKAHTGAMVKPTAQ, encoded by the coding sequence ATGAGCGTAAAACTCCGCCCGCTTGAGCGGGAAGATCTTCATTTCGTCCACCAGTTGGACAACAACGCCAGCGTGATGCGCTACTGGTTCGAAGAGCCTTATGAGGCGTTTGTCGAGCTATCCGACCTTTACAACAAGCATATCCACGATCAGAGCGAGCGCCGTTTCGTGGTAGAAAACGATGGCGAAAAAGTGGGCCTGGTGGAGCTGGTAGAGATCAACCATGTGCATCGCCGCGCCGAGTTCCAGATCATTATCGACCCGACCCATCAGGGCAAAGGGCTGGCGAGCCAGGCGGCCAGGCTGGCGATGGATTACGGTTTTTCGGTGCTGAACCTTTATAAGCTCTACCTGATTGTCGATCAGGAGAATGAAAAGGCGATTCACATCTACAGCAAGCTGGGATTTGAGATTGAAGGCGTGCTGCGCCACGAATTTTTTATTAACGGCGAATACCGCAATACCATTCGCATGTGCATTTTCCAGCATCAGTATCTGGAAAAGCACAAGGCGCATACCGGCGCGATGGTGAAGCCCACCGCCCAGTAA
- a CDS encoding DUF2158 domain-containing protein, with amino-acid sequence MFQKDDVVQAKTGGPKMQVVRVEGETLWCARVDDADKKEIEVPASSVNPYHEDGDFGVC; translated from the coding sequence ATGTTCCAGAAAGATGATGTTGTGCAGGCGAAAACCGGCGGCCCGAAAATGCAGGTAGTGCGCGTAGAAGGCGAGACGCTGTGGTGCGCGCGCGTGGACGACGCGGATAAGAAAGAGATCGAAGTACCGGCCAGTTCGGTCAACCCCTATCACGAGGATGGCGATTTCGGCGTCTGCTGA
- a CDS encoding OsmC family protein: protein MTIHKKGQAHWEGDLKRGKGTISTESGALDQQPYGFNTRFEDKAGTNPEELIGAAHAACFSMALSMMLGQAGHTPQSIDTTADVSLDKQGEGFAITKIALDSAIKLPGIDSAAFDEIINKAKAGCPVSQVLNAEITLNYRLEN from the coding sequence ATGACCATTCATAAGAAAGGGCAGGCGCACTGGGAAGGCGATCTTAAACGCGGTAAAGGCACTATCTCCACCGAAAGCGGCGCGCTGGATCAGCAGCCCTACGGTTTCAATACCCGTTTCGAAGACAAGGCCGGCACCAACCCCGAAGAACTGATTGGCGCTGCGCACGCCGCCTGCTTTTCTATGGCGCTTTCAATGATGCTGGGTCAGGCGGGCCATACGCCGCAAAGCATCGACACCACGGCGGACGTCTCGCTCGATAAGCAGGGCGAAGGCTTCGCTATCACCAAAATCGCTCTCGACAGCGCCATTAAGCTGCCGGGCATCGATAGCGCCGCATTTGATGAGATTATCAATAAGGCGAAAGCGGGCTGCCCGGTTTCGCAGGTGCTGAACGCGGAAATCACCCTGAACTACCGCCTGGAAAACTGA
- a CDS encoding sensor histidine kinase: MYEFNLVLLLLQQMCVFLVIAWLMSKTRLFIPLMQVTVRLPHKFLCYVVFSVFCLLGTWFGLHVSDSIANTRAVGAVMGGLLGGPLVGGLVGLTGGLHRYSLGGMTAVSCMVSTIVEGLLGGLAHRLLIQRGRSRQVFHPLTAAMVTLAAEMVQMAIILLLARPYDEALKLVSSIAAPMMVTNTLGAALFMRILLDKRAMLEKYSSAFSATALKVAASTEGILRQGFNQENSMKVAQVLYRELEIGAVAITDREQLLAFTGIGGDHHLPGRPISSLWTRRAIERGEVVYADGNEVPYRCSLHPQCKLGSTLVIPLRGENQRVIGTIKLYEAKNRLFSSINRTLGEGIAQLLSAQIMAGQYERQKALLTQSEIKLLHAQVNPHFLFNALNTLMAVIRRDSEQAGQLVQYLSTFFRKNLKRPSEVVTLADEIEHVNAYLQIEQARFQARLQVTLSVPEALAQARLPAFTLQPIVENAIKHGTSQLLGIGEIRLSASRQQDRLVLEITDNAGLYQQKSGAGGLGMSLVDKRLRARFGDECGISVRCEPERFTCVILRLPLEEKLC, encoded by the coding sequence ATGTATGAATTCAACCTGGTACTGCTGCTGTTGCAGCAGATGTGTGTGTTCCTGGTTATTGCCTGGCTGATGAGCAAAACCCGGCTCTTTATCCCGTTGATGCAGGTGACGGTGCGGCTGCCGCACAAGTTTCTCTGCTACGTGGTCTTCTCCGTATTCTGCCTGCTCGGCACCTGGTTCGGGCTGCACGTTTCCGATTCCATCGCCAACACGCGCGCGGTGGGGGCGGTGATGGGCGGCCTGCTCGGCGGCCCGCTGGTCGGCGGGCTGGTGGGGCTGACCGGCGGGCTGCATCGCTATTCGCTGGGCGGCATGACCGCCGTCAGCTGTATGGTCTCCACCATTGTCGAAGGGCTGCTGGGTGGCCTGGCGCATCGGCTGCTGATCCAGCGCGGCCGCAGCCGTCAGGTGTTCCATCCGCTGACCGCGGCGATGGTGACGCTGGCGGCGGAGATGGTGCAGATGGCGATCATTCTGCTGCTGGCGCGGCCTTACGATGAGGCGCTGAAGCTGGTCTCCAGCATCGCCGCGCCCATGATGGTCACCAACACGCTCGGTGCCGCGCTCTTTATGCGCATTCTGCTCGATAAGCGCGCGATGCTGGAGAAGTACAGCTCCGCTTTTTCCGCCACCGCGCTGAAAGTGGCCGCCTCTACCGAAGGGATCCTGCGCCAGGGCTTTAATCAGGAGAACAGCATGAAGGTGGCGCAGGTGCTGTATCGCGAGCTGGAGATCGGCGCGGTGGCGATCACCGACCGCGAGCAGCTACTGGCCTTTACCGGCATCGGCGGCGATCACCATCTGCCGGGGCGGCCGATCTCCTCCCTCTGGACCCGACGCGCCATTGAGCGGGGCGAAGTGGTCTACGCCGACGGCAATGAGGTGCCGTACCGCTGTTCGCTGCATCCGCAGTGCAAGCTGGGATCGACGTTAGTGATCCCGCTGCGCGGCGAAAACCAGCGCGTGATCGGTACCATTAAGCTTTACGAGGCGAAGAACCGGCTGTTCAGCTCAATCAACCGCACCCTGGGGGAAGGCATTGCGCAGCTGCTCTCCGCGCAGATTATGGCGGGGCAGTATGAGCGGCAAAAGGCGCTGCTGACCCAGTCGGAGATTAAGCTGCTGCACGCGCAGGTCAATCCGCACTTCCTGTTTAACGCGCTCAATACGCTAATGGCGGTGATCCGGCGCGACAGCGAGCAGGCGGGCCAGTTAGTGCAGTATCTCTCCACGTTTTTCCGTAAAAACCTCAAGCGGCCCAGCGAAGTTGTCACCCTCGCCGATGAAATCGAGCATGTGAACGCCTATCTGCAAATCGAGCAGGCGCGCTTTCAGGCGCGTTTGCAGGTCACCCTGAGCGTGCCGGAGGCGCTGGCGCAGGCGCGGCTGCCCGCCTTTACGCTACAGCCGATTGTGGAGAACGCCATTAAGCACGGCACCTCGCAGCTGCTGGGCATCGGCGAAATCCGCCTCAGCGCGTCGCGCCAGCAGGATCGGCTGGTGCTGGAGATCACCGACAACGCCGGGCTTTACCAGCAAAAAAGCGGCGCGGGTGGGCTGGGCATGAGCCTGGTCGACAAGCGCTTGCGCGCCCGTTTCGGCGATGAGTGCGGCATCAGCGTACGCTGCGAGCCGGAGCGGTTTACCTGCGTGATCCTGCGTCTGCCGCTGGAGGAGAAGCTGTGTTAA